Sequence from the Salinicoccus sp. RF5 genome:
ACCTTTAGTATGTTGGCCGAGCCTTTCACTTGAGAGCTCATCCGCTTTTGTCATTGCTTCATTGGTAGCAGCGACGATCAGGTCCTGGAGCATTTCGATGTCGTCCGGATCCACTACTTCTTCCTGGATTTCCACATCCAGCACTTCTTTGTGGCCTGAAACAGTCACTTTGACCATCCCGCCACCAGCAGTGCCTTCAACTTTCTCTTCTTTCAGTTTTTCCTGCTCTTCCTGCATCTTCTTCTGCATCTTCTGCATCTGTTTCATCATGCCTTGCATATTGTTCATTCCGCCACGCATATATATTCTCCTCCAAATCAGTTTTCATTTTTCTTCTATATAGTATATATGAAATTGCTTATTTTATAAACAGTTATCATGAGCGCGTTTCTACGACGTCACTCCCAAAGATCTCTTTAGCCACATCAGAAGGCTTCTTCCCATCCTCATCTGACTTCTTTTCTTTATTTGCTTTCTTTTCCTGTATATAGTCATGCCTTACCTGCAGCCAGCTCGAATCGGGCACACCCACCACTTTTACATCCTTGCCGATGATGGAAGGGATGACCGCTTCCAGCTCCTGGCGCTTCTTTTCATCCTTATTGATCAGGTCGCTGTGCAGATCACTTTTGAACTTGAGAAGAACA
This genomic interval carries:
- a CDS encoding YbaB/EbfC family nucleoid-associated protein; protein product: MRGGMNNMQGMMKQMQKMQKKMQEEQEKLKEEKVEGTAGGGMVKVTVSGHKEVLDVEIQEEVVDPDDIEMLQDLIVAATNEAMTKADELSSERLGQHTKGMNIPGMM